One segment of Macaca fascicularis isolate 582-1 chromosome 2, T2T-MFA8v1.1 DNA contains the following:
- the VHL gene encoding von Hippel-Lindau disease tumor suppressor isoform X3, whose translation MPRRAENWDEAEEGAEEAGSEEYGPEEGGREESGAEESGPEESGPEELGAEEEMEAGRPLPVLRSVNSREPSQVIFCNRSPRVVLPLWLNFDGEPQPYPTLPPGTGRRIHSYRGHLWLFRDAGTHDGLLVNQTELFVPSLNVDGQPIFANITLPDGISLCCPGWSTVAQSWLTATSAYWCIL comes from the exons ATGCCCCGGAGGGCGGAGAACTGGGACGAGGCCGAGGAAGGCGCGGAGGAGGCAGGCTCCGAAGAGTACGGCCCTGAAGAGGGCGGCCGGGAGGAGTCGGGCGCCGAGGAGTCCGGCCCGGAAGAGTCCGGTCCGGAGGAACTGGGCGCCgaggaggagatggaggcaggGCGGCCGCTGCCCGTGCTGCGCTCGGTGAACTCGCGCGAGCCCTCCCAGGTCATCTTCTGCAACCGCAGCCCGCGCGTCGTGCTGCCCCTATGGCTCAACTTCGACGGCGAGCCGCAGCCCTACCCAACGCTGCCGCCTGGCACGGGCCGCCGCATCCACAGCTACCGAG GTCACCTTTGGCTCTTCAGAGATGCAGGGACACACGATGGGCTTCTGGTTAACCAAACTGAATTATTTGTGCCATCTCTCAATGTTGACGGACAGCCTATttttgccaatatcacactgccaG atggaatctcgttgtgttgtccagggtggagtacagtggcgcagtcttggctcactgcaacctctgcctactgg TGTATACTCTGA
- the VHL gene encoding von Hippel-Lindau disease tumor suppressor isoform X4, protein MPRRAENWDEAEEGAEEAGSEEYGPEEGGREESGAEESGPEESGPEELGAEEEMEAGRPLPVLRSVNSREPSQVIFCNRSPRVVLPLWLNFDGEPQPYPTLPPGTGRRIHSYRVYTLKERCLQVVRSLVKPENYRRLDIVRSLYEDLEDHPNVQKDLERLTQEHIANQRMGD, encoded by the exons ATGCCCCGGAGGGCGGAGAACTGGGACGAGGCCGAGGAAGGCGCGGAGGAGGCAGGCTCCGAAGAGTACGGCCCTGAAGAGGGCGGCCGGGAGGAGTCGGGCGCCGAGGAGTCCGGCCCGGAAGAGTCCGGTCCGGAGGAACTGGGCGCCgaggaggagatggaggcaggGCGGCCGCTGCCCGTGCTGCGCTCGGTGAACTCGCGCGAGCCCTCCCAGGTCATCTTCTGCAACCGCAGCCCGCGCGTCGTGCTGCCCCTATGGCTCAACTTCGACGGCGAGCCGCAGCCCTACCCAACGCTGCCGCCTGGCACGGGCCGCCGCATCCACAGCTACCGAG TGTATACTCTGAAAGAACGATGCCTCCAGGTTGTCCGGAGCCTAGTCAAGCCTGAGAATTACAGGAGACTGGACATTGTCAGGTCACTCTACGAAGATCTGGAAGACCACCCAAATGTGCAGAAAGACCTGGAGCGGCTGACGCAGGAGCACATTGCAAATCAACGGATGGGAGATTGA
- the VHL gene encoding von Hippel-Lindau disease tumor suppressor isoform X1 gives MPRRAENWDEAEEGAEEAGSEEYGPEEGGREESGAEESGPEESGPEELGAEEEMEAGRPLPVLRSVNSREPSQVIFCNRSPRVVLPLWLNFDGEPQPYPTLPPGTGRRIHSYRGHLWLFRDAGTHDGLLVNQTELFVPSLNVDGQPIFANITLPVYTLKERCLQVVRSLVKPENYRRLDIVRSLYEDLEDHPNVQKDLERLTQEHIANQRMGD, from the exons ATGCCCCGGAGGGCGGAGAACTGGGACGAGGCCGAGGAAGGCGCGGAGGAGGCAGGCTCCGAAGAGTACGGCCCTGAAGAGGGCGGCCGGGAGGAGTCGGGCGCCGAGGAGTCCGGCCCGGAAGAGTCCGGTCCGGAGGAACTGGGCGCCgaggaggagatggaggcaggGCGGCCGCTGCCCGTGCTGCGCTCGGTGAACTCGCGCGAGCCCTCCCAGGTCATCTTCTGCAACCGCAGCCCGCGCGTCGTGCTGCCCCTATGGCTCAACTTCGACGGCGAGCCGCAGCCCTACCCAACGCTGCCGCCTGGCACGGGCCGCCGCATCCACAGCTACCGAG GTCACCTTTGGCTCTTCAGAGATGCAGGGACACACGATGGGCTTCTGGTTAACCAAACTGAATTATTTGTGCCATCTCTCAATGTTGACGGACAGCCTATttttgccaatatcacactgccaG TGTATACTCTGAAAGAACGATGCCTCCAGGTTGTCCGGAGCCTAGTCAAGCCTGAGAATTACAGGAGACTGGACATTGTCAGGTCACTCTACGAAGATCTGGAAGACCACCCAAATGTGCAGAAAGACCTGGAGCGGCTGACGCAGGAGCACATTGCAAATCAACGGATGGGAGATTGA
- the VHL gene encoding von Hippel-Lindau disease tumor suppressor isoform X2, whose product MPRRAENWDEAEEGAEEAGSEEYGPEEGGREESGAEESGPEESGPEELGAEEEMEAGRPLPVLRSVNSREPSQVIFCNRSPRVVLPLWLNFDGEPQPYPTLPPGTGRRIHSYRGHLWLFRDAGTHDGLLVNQTELFVPSLNVDGQPIFANITLPDGISLCCPGWSTVAQSWLTATSAYWRVSQCHPGWSAVV is encoded by the exons ATGCCCCGGAGGGCGGAGAACTGGGACGAGGCCGAGGAAGGCGCGGAGGAGGCAGGCTCCGAAGAGTACGGCCCTGAAGAGGGCGGCCGGGAGGAGTCGGGCGCCGAGGAGTCCGGCCCGGAAGAGTCCGGTCCGGAGGAACTGGGCGCCgaggaggagatggaggcaggGCGGCCGCTGCCCGTGCTGCGCTCGGTGAACTCGCGCGAGCCCTCCCAGGTCATCTTCTGCAACCGCAGCCCGCGCGTCGTGCTGCCCCTATGGCTCAACTTCGACGGCGAGCCGCAGCCCTACCCAACGCTGCCGCCTGGCACGGGCCGCCGCATCCACAGCTACCGAG GTCACCTTTGGCTCTTCAGAGATGCAGGGACACACGATGGGCTTCTGGTTAACCAAACTGAATTATTTGTGCCATCTCTCAATGTTGACGGACAGCCTATttttgccaatatcacactgccaG atggaatctcgttgtgttgtccagggtggagtacagtggcgcagtcttggctcactgcaacctctgcctactgg agagtcTCACagtgccatccaggctggagtgcagtggtgtga